The sequence CCCCGAGGACATCAAGGAGCAGCCCTTGGGTGACTACGGCCTCGGCCTGCGCACGATCCCTCTCTCGTGCGCAGGCTCGTACTACACGCACGAGGGCGACGGCCCGGGTGTCTACACCCGTCCCGCCGTCACCGCCGACGGGCGGCGCGCCGTGACCGTCTCCATCACCACCACGTCCGCTCCGGCGGACCTGCCGACCCTCAACAGGGCCACCAACACCCTGATCGACCACGCCCTGTGCGGCGACACCGACTGATCCGGACCTGACCTGCCTTTCGCCCGACAGGCACGATCCGGCGGAATACATCAATATCTCACTTCGGACTCCGGGTGCTTCAAGGTCAGGAACACTCGAACCATGTCGCGGGCGAAGGCAACCGGCTCTCTGAACATCGGGCCGCCATTCGACGATCTGCTCTTCTTGGCGAGGAGGGTTGCCAACAGAAGCGTGTCGGAGCAGGCCGCTCTTGCACATGTACGCGAGGAGTCTTTCCCGGATTTCCCCGCGAACGCCTTGGACGAATGCCTGGTGGCCGCCATCAGCGTGATGGACGGAAATCCCGATCTTGCCTACCACTGGTGGCGGTTGGTTGTGGCCATGACCGAGGCGAAGTGGGGGCGGGACCGCTGGTCCCCGTGGTGGGACGCGGCGGACCGGTTCGTCGAGATCACCCGCAGAACCCTGCTCCCCCGGCCGTGGGGCAGCCGTCTGCGCCAGGCACTGCACACCGCCGACCTGCAAGCGGAAATCCTGGAACGCACGCTCACCGAGTTCGCCCGGCACAACGGTCCGCACTCCGGGCGACGCAGCAGGGCGACCGCATCGGAGCGGGCGGAGCTCACCGAGACTCGGCTGTCCGCCGCCTGGCTGCTGGCAGGGCCGTACTGCGGCAAACTGGATCCCGACGATGTCCCGGGCTCGTTCGACCGGTGGACGGATCCGTTCCGGCTACGGATCACGAGGGTGCTCGCTGTCCGAACACTCGGCGAATCGGGCACCGACGAAATGGACGAGTCGATGTGGAACCCCGATCACGACCGTTCCATGCCCGAACCACAGGCGGCGCTCGAAGAGGCGCTGGCTCTTCTCGACTCGGCTCTGCGCGAGGCACCGCAGGCACTGCGGGGGCGGTGCCAGCTCAAGCGGTTACAGGTGCTGTCCCTGCTGGCACGAGTCGATTCCGAACGCGAGGACGCGTACTGGGAGGCCGCGTCCGAGGCGGTCGGCGAGGTCTGGCACACCGTCAACCGGGCAGGATTGCTGGACGAGTTCTTTCGAGCCGTAGGCTCAGTGGTCCGTCGGCTGGGCGTATCCGAGCCGTTTCGTTTGAAGGCTCTGCTCCCGGTCCCGTTGTCGCGATTGCGCAGGGAGGCCCACGGCACCCGTCTGCTCGGTCTGTTGGCGGACGTCGTCCTGTTCATCGAGGATCGTGGTGATCTCCGGGAGATATGGGCGACGGTTCACGCCGTTGTGGGAGAGAACCAGTATCTGGACGTCGCGCCATGGGTGTGCCGGAACCTCGCACACCATCTGCCCGGAAACCACCTGCGCTGCCCTCGCACCCCTGTCGGCATCGCCGAACTCACCGCCAGGGTCGAAGAGATGTGTCGGCACAAGGGCGCGTCCTCCGGCGATCGAGCCGCGACGCTGGTGCACGCCGCGTTGCACGCCCGTACCGAGGACGTGGGCGAGGTCGTGACACTGCTCGACATGATCTTCAAGGTCGACCGGAAGTTCCGCGACACGTACGCCTGGCTTCTGGACTGCCTCCTGGCGACCTACCGGCAACGCTACGTCGCCTGGCTGCGGGACCAAGGCCGGCATCTCCAGGCACTCGTCGAGTGCGCCCTCGCGGCCGAAGGCGCTCTCCGCCAAGCGGCGCGCCACCTCTCGCCCGGGTACGTCGCCGATGTCGCCAACCAGGCCCTGGCGTCGGCCGACCTGGCGGCACGGGACCATGACCGGCCGGACTTCGACTTGACCTTCGTCGTGATGCTGCTCCTGCGGGCAGTGGAACCGGTCGTCGGGGCCCTCGCGGGCCCCCAGGACGGGCGGAGTGACCTCGTACGTGACCTCGGGCAGGAGGTCGCGCGGCTCGTGACCCGCACCGAGTCGCCCTCGCTGATCGCCGCACAGCACCTGCTGTTCAAGGGCTACGGCTTCCGGCTGCTGGTACAGCAGCCGGGCCCCCGTCCGCTGACTCCGTCGGTTCAGCACCTGCACGAGATGATCGCCGCTCGCGAGGCTCTGGACGGCCCCTATGTGCCGGACCGGCTGGGCCTCTTCGACGACGGGGCGTGGGCGCCTGCGGAGACATCCGGCCTCTTCTACATCAACTCCCGTGACATCGCCCCGGGAACGGATGCCGAGGCTTCCTGCGGGAACCTCCGAAAGGTCGCCGATCGGTTCATCAGCATCCACATGCTGCACGGCCCCCACCGGCCGGCGTTCGAGGAAGCGACCCGACCGGACCTGTTCGAGATCGCCGAGCTCGGGGACAACGGCCTCGACGATGGGACGGTCCTGCTCTCCCTCTTCCTCGCCGACCACCTCGACCTCACCGCCTTCAGGCGTGCCAGAGGCGCTCCGCTCGTCTCCTGCCATGTCACCACAGGGGAGGTGACGGGCAACGTCGTCGAGCTTCCCGTGCATCCTGGTCTGACCAGGGCTCATGACCACGCGCTCAACGTCACCCACGCGTGGAGCTGGATGGTGCTCCCTGTCGCGGAAGTGCGTGAGGAGGTCAACGTCGACCCGGGGGGAAGCCCGGTGACGTTACGAGGTGCCGAAGTACTGGAACGGCACTTCAGACTCAGTGGCACAACCAAGGACGACCTCCGGCGATGGCGGGCGGAAGGCAGGAAGCACCTCTGTTTCTGGCCGCACGGTCCGTTGCACTACCTCCCGTTCCATCTGCTGCACGTGGACGGGCGCCCGCTGGCTGACGACTGGGTCGTCACCACCGTTGCCGCCACACCACACTGCTCGGCACGAGGCACGGATACGGCGGCATCCCGCACGCACCGTCTCCTGATCGCCGGCTCCGCCACGGGGGGCGTCATGTACGGACTGCCCGAGCAACCGCAGATCAGGAGGCACGTACACAACCTGTCCGCGCGAATCCCCGGCGCTCGAGCGCTGGAGGACGGCATGACGACACCGCGCGCCCTCATGGCAGCTCTCCAGGGCATCGACTACCTCCACATCGCGGCCCATGGCTCGCACGACGTGGAGGCTCCCTGGTACCAGTGCCTCTACCTCGATGCGGAGGACGGCGCCGATGGCCGTCTGTTCGCGTGCCAGATTCTCGGCCTGGATCTGCGGGGCGTCGCGCTGGTGACGCTGAGCGCCTGTGAATCGGCCCTGGGCAGGTACGACCTCAACGACAATCTGCGTGGGCTGCCTGCGGCCTTCCTGACGGCAGGCGCGTCAACGGTGATCGGCGTGCTCTGGCCGGTCACCGCGCCGGTCGCGACGCTCTTCTACGAAGAGCTCTACCGCTGTCTGCTGGCCGGCGACGCGAAGAGGGATGCTTTCCGACGTGCTCAACAGGCCACCCGCGCCGCCCACCCGGAATACCGGAACTGGGGTGCGTTCACGCTGATCGGCGACTGGCGGTGATCAGCGGCACGGTATGACGGCCAGATGGTGCGGAAGCTGTGCGTCGTATCCGATGATGCCGAACCGCTTCCGGCGGATGCTCACCGCCGCCGACAACCGGAAGCTGCCCGCCGCACCCACGGGCAGCTCCACAGTGGCGAGCAGTTCGTGGGAACCGTCCAGGTCTTGGTGGGGCGTCTGCCGGAACTCCCATTGGACGCTGGTCGTGTCGATCCCCCGGGCGAGGAGGAAGGGCTCCTCCTGTTCGTACTGGGAGCCCCGCTGGCCCTCCGGCTTCAGCACTCCGAGGCCCGCCTTGACGTTCAACGAGGTGTGGCGAGTGACCGCCTTGGTGAGCCGCAGTGGGGAGGCATCCCGGAACAGCAGCTCCGAGGTGTCACCGGCGTCATCGATCGCAGCGGTCACTGTCACATGGCGGATGGGCTCGCCGGGCTTGGGGCACAACGACAGATGCACCACGAGTCGACGGAACTCCACCCGGCCCTGCCTTTCCGCGGCGGAGAAGCGGATGTGTTCGGGTGCGTTCTGCAGATCGAGTGGATACGTGAGCGGGCGCCCGAAGTAGAACACGCCTCGCTCCGGCTGATCGTCCTGAGCACCGTGCAGCACCGGTCGGGGGACCAGGTCCACGGGGACGAGTTCACGCGAGTTTGCCGAGTCTTCCAAACCGACCCCCCAAGTGCGACGGCACGAAATCCCCCACGCAGTGTAACGAGCCAGGAGCGGAAAGGAGCTGAAAGCCGTCTCCCGGCCTTCGGGCCGGTTTGGCCGAAGTGCCACATGGCGAAGTGCTCTCCGATCTAGCATCGTGGCCGGGGAGGTTCAGTGGGTCACTGGTCGCCCCTGGTGCCTGGCGCGGCTGGGACAGCTGGGTGTGTCGGTGTGACGCGTGACCCGGAGGAGGCGCCGATGCCGGCGAAAGGACGGCGGTGGTGGCGGGCCGGAAGGGCGTCCACCGGGTACGACGCCCACGACCACGGCGAGGCAGTCCGCACGCCGCTTCCGGCGGGGACCACCCATGTCGTCGCGATTGTCAGCCCGAACGGCAACACAGGGAAGACCACGACGACCGCCGCCCTGGGCGCCATCCTCGCTTCCGAGCGGGACGACCCCATCATCGCGGTCGATGCCAATGACGGCATGCTCGGGCGCTATGCCCCCGCCAACGGCACAGGGGCGAGTCTGCGCGCCTTAGCGGCTCGGCTCCCCGAAAGCGGCCTCGACATCGGGCAGTTCACCTCCCGCTCGCCCTCCGGCCTGGACATCCTCGCCGATGGCGCTGCCGCCACCGCACCGAGTGAGCCGCTCGACGCGGTCTCGTACAGCGCCCTTCTGACTGCCCTCACCTCGTACGGAGTCGTCCTCAGCGACTGCGCCACCGGCGTGGAGGGTTTCGCTGCCTTCGTCGCACTGACGGGGGCTGACCAGCAGATATTCGTCAGTAGCCGGTCCGAGTCCAGTATCGCTGCCACCGTCGACGCCCTGGCTGCCTACCGCTACCTCGCCGATCGCAGCCACGTGGTCCTGACCGGCGTACGCGACAGCGCGACCATGCTCGATGCGCGTGACGCTGCCGCGCGGCTGGGTGGATCCTGCCGCAGCGTTGTCATCGTGCCGTTCGACGAGCAGCTCGCGGACGGTTCCGGCAGGGCCCTGGAGGGCATGCGGGACGCGACCTGGGAGGCGTACCGCGAACTGGCCGCGGTCGTCGCGGCGGGATTCCCCCGGACGAAGGGTCGAGGTGCCGGTCAACCGGTCGAGGACGACGATCGGGGCGACGGCCGACGCCCTGTTCCGGGCGGACCGCAGCAGGGGAACGTCACACGATCCGCGGGGGACGGCTTCGACCCGTCCGGGCGGACTGCCGCGGAACTCGGCAGTGACCACGACGACATCTTCCCGCAGCCGTCGCACGAAGAGCAGCAGTACCACGCACCGAACGACGCCGTGCCGCCGACCGGCTCCTTCTCGTCGACCGGCGGGTATCCGGACCCGTCTGCTCCGGAAGCGGCATCTCCGCAGGCCGCAAACCCGGACCACCACAGCCGCACAAGCTTCGATCGTCCGGGCCCGGGCTCTCCTCCCACCACCTACGAGGTCACCGACGCCGGGCTTCCCCGTCGGTCCCCCACCACCGCGAGCGACACGCAGAACGCGACCTGGGGAGTGCCGTCGGCCGCGTCGGAGGGCGCCGCCGACAGCGGCCGACGACCGACGAGGGACGAACGTCGGCAACCGCCGGCCTCACCGTCCCCGCATGCCTCTGCCGCTCAAGAGCAGGTACGCGGACGGCTCACCAACCTGCGACGCGGCATTCAGCAGGGACGCCGGGCCGGAACGGACGCGAATGACCCGAGTGGACCGCAGGGGGAGCCGGACGGGGCCGACCCCCCGGCCGGCAGCGCGGAATCGCGTTCGAGACGCCCCCTGGGACATGGCGGATGGTCCGGGAACAGCACGAGTTCCTCGCGGGGCGGCGAGGCCTCCGTCGGGCCGGCCATGACACCGCCCCCAGCGCGTCCGCAGCCCGGTGCCGGGATGCCGTCCGCTGCCTCCGCACATGGAGGCGATGAGCTGTCCGCACCGCACCACCTCATCGCCGAACT is a genomic window of Streptomyces griseochromogenes containing:
- a CDS encoding CHAT domain-containing protein, coding for MAAISVMDGNPDLAYHWWRLVVAMTEAKWGRDRWSPWWDAADRFVEITRRTLLPRPWGSRLRQALHTADLQAEILERTLTEFARHNGPHSGRRSRATASERAELTETRLSAAWLLAGPYCGKLDPDDVPGSFDRWTDPFRLRITRVLAVRTLGESGTDEMDESMWNPDHDRSMPEPQAALEEALALLDSALREAPQALRGRCQLKRLQVLSLLARVDSEREDAYWEAASEAVGEVWHTVNRAGLLDEFFRAVGSVVRRLGVSEPFRLKALLPVPLSRLRREAHGTRLLGLLADVVLFIEDRGDLREIWATVHAVVGENQYLDVAPWVCRNLAHHLPGNHLRCPRTPVGIAELTARVEEMCRHKGASSGDRAATLVHAALHARTEDVGEVVTLLDMIFKVDRKFRDTYAWLLDCLLATYRQRYVAWLRDQGRHLQALVECALAAEGALRQAARHLSPGYVADVANQALASADLAARDHDRPDFDLTFVVMLLLRAVEPVVGALAGPQDGRSDLVRDLGQEVARLVTRTESPSLIAAQHLLFKGYGFRLLVQQPGPRPLTPSVQHLHEMIAAREALDGPYVPDRLGLFDDGAWAPAETSGLFYINSRDIAPGTDAEASCGNLRKVADRFISIHMLHGPHRPAFEEATRPDLFEIAELGDNGLDDGTVLLSLFLADHLDLTAFRRARGAPLVSCHVTTGEVTGNVVELPVHPGLTRAHDHALNVTHAWSWMVLPVAEVREEVNVDPGGSPVTLRGAEVLERHFRLSGTTKDDLRRWRAEGRKHLCFWPHGPLHYLPFHLLHVDGRPLADDWVVTTVAATPHCSARGTDTAASRTHRLLIAGSATGGVMYGLPEQPQIRRHVHNLSARIPGARALEDGMTTPRALMAALQGIDYLHIAAHGSHDVEAPWYQCLYLDAEDGADGRLFACQILGLDLRGVALVTLSACESALGRYDLNDNLRGLPAAFLTAGASTVIGVLWPVTAPVATLFYEELYRCLLAGDAKRDAFRRAQQATRAAHPEYRNWGAFTLIGDWR
- a CDS encoding CHAT domain-containing protein, translated to MPAKGRRWWRAGRASTGYDAHDHGEAVRTPLPAGTTHVVAIVSPNGNTGKTTTTAALGAILASERDDPIIAVDANDGMLGRYAPANGTGASLRALAARLPESGLDIGQFTSRSPSGLDILADGAAATAPSEPLDAVSYSALLTALTSYGVVLSDCATGVEGFAAFVALTGADQQIFVSSRSESSIAATVDALAAYRYLADRSHVVLTGVRDSATMLDARDAAARLGGSCRSVVIVPFDEQLADGSGRALEGMRDATWEAYRELAAVVAAGFPRTKGRGAGQPVEDDDRGDGRRPVPGGPQQGNVTRSAGDGFDPSGRTAAELGSDHDDIFPQPSHEEQQYHAPNDAVPPTGSFSSTGGYPDPSAPEAASPQAANPDHHSRTSFDRPGPGSPPTTYEVTDAGLPRRSPTTASDTQNATWGVPSAASEGAADSGRRPTRDERRQPPASPSPHASAAQEQVRGRLTNLRRGIQQGRRAGTDANDPSGPQGEPDGADPPAGSAESRSRRPLGHGGWSGNSTSSSRGGEASVGPAMTPPPARPQPGAGMPSAASAHGGDELSAPHHLIAELAEQAAPNREVPLHVRIAREPGHGEGSVRMRSFPLPEEGARLTITVTAQGLRALGDLQQELTVYPGRDSDVLYFGLRTVDSGLHQVTVRAFHKGTYLGAVRCQISVTEGGVTRDGPRRHALLPGIAFEPGEATLQVHRNAEDGSFSFQLLSETCYPPEQFRFRGGDPRQAAEQIYAQLREAARRAGRGTPADVAGLRSRLRNQGVQLWSAAVPEAVQRQFWEQADRITSFTVLGEHDFVPWELLYPLDAHHDNGFLAEWLPVVRRVFRQDRVHHIALPGAAFVMPPGSPQEAGQEIAELRTSLGPGVADAGLLTKCAELTTLIERGHAGLLHFACHNAFSGSGSRVTMADGHFEPIDLATAAQTHSLRAHHPLVFFNACRSAGEIDWFSSALGWAPQFLRAGAGAFIGTLWPVRSDSARQFAKAFYSRFLDAGQPLGRASLAARQAIRDRDGDPSWLAYAVYGSPAATATMRGPS